In Sinorhizobium arboris LMG 14919, a genomic segment contains:
- a CDS encoding type I restriction endonuclease yields MSTIEESLRAISERVKSHSSTMATEEAVKTAVVLPFLRSLGYEVFDPTEVIPEFTADAVGKKGEKVDYAIKIDGEIRILIECKPISVTLEKKHLDQLYRYFSVTNAKFAILTNGRTFNFYTDLEAPNKLDTRPFFVFDVTDFNAGIVTELRKFEKASFDVSAILATAERLKYTSGVKQVISKLIEEPSEDFVRLVAGNVYEGRITAPVKEMLTGVVRTAFRDVIMDSVKNRLSSALADTEEVIERIDEPVEGEPEVVTTEEEREGYMIVKAIVRDTISPKRVAMRDQKSYCGILVDNNNRKPLARLHFNRSVKYIGLFDGEAEERLIIDSLDQIYDHSDRLRATATKYAGE; encoded by the coding sequence ATGTCTACAATTGAAGAGAGTCTGCGGGCGATATCAGAGCGCGTCAAATCACATTCCAGCACCATGGCAACCGAAGAGGCAGTGAAAACGGCCGTCGTCCTGCCGTTTCTCCGCTCCCTTGGTTACGAAGTATTCGATCCCACCGAGGTGATACCGGAGTTTACGGCCGACGCTGTGGGCAAAAAGGGCGAGAAGGTCGACTACGCGATCAAGATCGACGGCGAGATCCGAATCCTTATCGAGTGCAAACCGATCTCGGTAACACTGGAAAAGAAGCATCTGGACCAGCTCTATCGCTACTTCAGCGTGACGAACGCCAAGTTCGCCATACTGACGAATGGCCGAACTTTCAATTTTTACACGGACCTCGAAGCTCCGAACAAGCTTGATACACGCCCCTTCTTTGTTTTTGACGTCACTGATTTCAACGCTGGAATCGTGACCGAGCTGCGTAAATTCGAAAAGGCCTCTTTCGACGTATCTGCCATTCTCGCGACGGCCGAGCGACTGAAGTACACGTCCGGTGTCAAGCAAGTGATTTCCAAGCTTATCGAAGAGCCTTCCGAAGACTTCGTACGGCTCGTCGCCGGAAACGTCTACGAGGGCAGGATCACGGCCCCGGTAAAAGAGATGCTGACCGGAGTGGTTAGGACCGCCTTCCGTGACGTGATCATGGACTCGGTTAAGAACCGACTTTCCAGCGCACTTGCCGACACCGAAGAAGTCATTGAAAGGATCGACGAACCCGTCGAGGGAGAGCCCGAGGTCGTCACGACCGAAGAGGAGCGTGAAGGGTACATGATCGTCAAAGCGATCGTCCGAGACACGATCTCACCGAAACGCGTCGCTATGCGCGATCAAAAGTCCTATTGCGGCATCCTGGTCGACAACAACAATCGCAAGCCACTGGCAAGGCTACACTTCAATCGTTCGGTCAAGTACATCGGGCTTTTCGATGGTGAGGCGGAGGAGAGACTCATCATCGACTCTCTTGATCAGATCTACGACCACAGTGACCGACTCAGGGCTACGGCGACGAAGTACGCAGGCGAATAG
- a CDS encoding KTSC domain-containing protein: MMRDPVASSTVVSIGYGQATETLEVEFLNGGIYQYYNVGQVVYDEFLTAPSKGQYLYLNIRNFYPYSRVG, encoded by the coding sequence ATGATGCGTGATCCCGTAGCTTCCAGCACCGTCGTATCTATCGGGTATGGCCAAGCCACAGAAACACTAGAAGTCGAGTTCCTGAATGGTGGCATTTATCAGTACTACAATGTGGGTCAGGTCGTTTACGACGAGTTCCTGACCGCCCCGTCCAAAGGGCAGTACCTCTATCTCAACATCCGGAATTTCTATCCGTACTCACGGGTGGGCTGA
- a CDS encoding ATP-binding protein: MTKHRIYSVSVASVYPHYVAKAEKKGRKYGVGAMVVSQRPSEVDETILSQCGTLVALRLTNPTDRGRVKGALPDNLSGLMDLLPVLRTGEAIIAGEAARLPVRTRIFLPPEEHLPKSADPDVASAWKTRRVAEGYDRVVASWRAQSTIAVARNLEIERHLVPDLAEEQSNNDA; encoded by the coding sequence ATGACGAAGCATCGCATCTATTCGGTCAGCGTCGCGAGCGTCTATCCGCATTATGTCGCCAAGGCGGAGAAGAAGGGGCGCAAGTATGGCGTCGGAGCGATGGTGGTTTCCCAGCGACCGTCCGAAGTCGACGAAACAATCCTCTCTCAGTGCGGCACGCTGGTGGCGCTGAGGCTGACCAATCCGACGGATCGCGGACGTGTCAAAGGCGCGCTGCCGGACAATCTTTCCGGGCTGATGGACTTGCTACCTGTTCTACGCACGGGCGAAGCCATAATTGCTGGAGAAGCCGCACGGCTTCCTGTCAGGACCCGCATATTCCTGCCCCCAGAGGAACACCTGCCCAAGAGTGCGGATCCCGATGTCGCTTCCGCATGGAAAACAAGGCGCGTGGCCGAAGGGTACGACAGGGTCGTCGCGTCCTGGCGTGCCCAGAGCACGATCGCAGTCGCGCGTAACCTTGAAATCGAGAGACATTTGGTTCCGGACTTGGCTGAGGAACAATCGAACAATGATGCGTGA